The Eggerthella guodeyinii sequence CAACGTGCTGGTGTTCGCGGTCGAGGTGCTGCTGTCGGGCATGCGCGTCGACGTATCCACGCGCACCCTCGTCGACATGGGCGCGATGTACGCGCCGCTCGTCCAATCGCCCGTCGACCTGTACCGCTTCGTCACGCCCATGTTCCTGCACATGGACCTCATGCACCTCGGCTTCAACATGGTGGCGCTGTTCAGCGTCGGCGAGGTGCTCGAGCGCGTGCTGGGCAAGGGGAACTACCTCGCGCTGTACTTCATCGCCGGCATCACGGGCAACGCGGTGTCCTACGCCGCCGACGTGCTGCTGGGCGGCGGGCCCACCGTGAGCGCCGGCGCTTCGACCAGCGTGTTCGGCCTGTTCGTGGCTGTGGCGCTGCTGGGGTTGCTGCACAGGGGGAACCGCTCGTTCTTCGCGCAGTACAGCAAGAGCATGCTCGCCGTGATCGGCGTCAACGTGGCCTACACGCTGCTCGTGCCCAGCATCTCCGTGAGCGGGCACCTCGGCGGCGCGCTGGGCGGCCTCATCGCCATGTTCATGATCCCCGCGAAGAACCTGCGCGTGCCGACGCCCGTGCGCATCGTCGTGGCCGTGCTGTGGGTGGCGGCGCTCGTCTACCTGCTCGTCTCGCAGGGAGTGCTCGGTGTCTAGCGAGCGCCGCGCCGCCGGCCTGCGGCCGGCTCAGCTGCTGGCGGTGGGCGGCATGCTGTTCTCGATGTTCTTCGGCGCGGGCAACCTCATCCTGCCGCCGCTGCTGGGCCTGCAGGCGGGCGACGCGGCGATCCCCGCGATGGCGGGCTTCCTCGCGGCGGGCATCGGGCTGCCGGTGCTCGGCATCGTGGCGGTGGCCGTGTGCGGCGGCGTGCGCGAGCTGGCCGGGCGCGTGAGCCCGCTGTTCGCCTCGGTGTTCATCGGGCTCATGTATCTCACCATCGGGCCGTTCCTCGCCATCCCGCGCACTTCCTCGACCGCCTTCGAGATGCTGAAGCCCCTGCTGCCCGCAACGGACGCGGCCGGCCTCGGCGTCGCGGCGGCCGTGTTCTCCGTGGCGTTCTTCGGCGTGGCGTTCGCGCTGGCGCTGCGGCCCGGTTTGCTGTCGCGCGTGCTCGGGCGCTTCTCCGCGCCGGCCCTCATCGCGCTCATCGTGCTCGTGGTGGGCGCCTCGCTGCTGGGCGGCTCGGGCTCCCCGACGCAGCCGCACGCCCCCTACGACGCGAGCCCCGTGTCGCACGGCTTCCTCACGGGGTACCAGACCATGGACCTGCTGGCGGCGCTGTGCTTCGGCATCGTGGTGGCCGCGAACGTGCGCGAGCTGGGCGTGAGCGACCCGAAGCGCGTGGCGGGCTCCGTCTCGGGCGCGGGCCTCATCGCCGGCGCGCTCATGATGGCGATCTACTGCGGGCTGGCGTTCGTGGGCGCGGCGATGGCGTCCTCGATGTCCGACGCGGCCAACGGCGCGTCCATCCTCACGGCGTCGGCGAGCGCGCACTTCGGCGCCGCGGGCACCGTCATCGTGGCGGCCATCTTCCTGCTCGCGTGCCTCAACGTGTGCACGGGGCTCATCTCGTGCTGCTCCGAGTACTTCTCCGAGGCCTTCCCGCGCATCCCGCTCGCGGCGTGGGCGGCGGCGTTCGCCGCGTTCAGCTGCGCGGTGTCGCTCGTGGGCCTCGACGCCATCCTCGCGTTCTCGGCGCCGCTGCTCGGCGCGCTGTACCCGCCGGCCATCGTGCTCGTGGCGATGGGCCTCGCGCACAAGCGCTGCGATAGGCTGCCGCGCATGTGGCCCTGGGCCGTGCTGGTCACTGCCGCCTGCAGCGTTGCCGTGGCGCTGCGCGACGCGTTCGCCCCGGGGCTCTGGCTGCCCCTCGACGCGCTCCCGCTCGCCGACGCCGGCCTCGGCTGGCTGCTGCCCGCGCTCGCTGGCGCCGCGATCGGCGCGGCGCAGTCGATGCGGGCCCGGCGAAACGCCGGGCCCGCACGGGGAGGGGATGCGGGGTAGCGTCTACGCCGTGGCGCTTTGGATGTACTGGGCCGCGCTCTTGCCGCCGATGCGTCCCCAGGTGAAGCAGTTCGACAGCGTGAAGCCCATGTAGGCGGAGTTGCCGCCGGCCTCGCCGCCTACGAAAAGGCCGGGGATGGGCGTGCCGTCCGCTTTCACGACCTCGCCCGCCTCGTTTCGCGCGATGCCGCCGTACGTGATGATCTCGCAGGGCACGACGGGCAGGGCCGCGTAGGGCGGGTTGATCTTCGCCGTGGGGAAGCACCCGAACTCCTGGTCGACGCCTGAATCGACCGCCGCGTTGTAGGCGTCGAGGGTTGCTTGCAGGCCGACCTCATCCACTCCGAGGCTCCGCGCGAATTCGGAAACGTCGGCTCCCGTCGCGTAGGCGAGGTTTTCGCCGCGCGCGGTCTTGCCGTCGGTCGCGTCGATGGTCGCCTGGTCGGACACCATCCAGACGAAGCCCTTCCCGTCGCGGTGCATCTGGTCGAATACGGGGCCGTTGAGGTTCTGCGACATGTAGCCCTTGTCGTCCTCGTTGCAGAAGCGCGTGCCCGCCGCGCCGACGAGGATCATGTTGGCGAGGTTGGTGAAGCCCTTGACGTTCGCCGAGGCGGAGGTGCCGTCGTGCTCGCTCATGATGGTGTGGTCCTTCAGCACGCACATCATGTCGTTGGTGTGCGTGAGCCCCGCCCCGGCATTCGAAGCCGCTATCAGCCCGTCGCCTTCGCAGCCCAGGTAGCCTATTCCGAAGGTTCCCGCCTTCTCCGGATCGAGCCGGGCGGTGAGCTCGGGGTTCTGCGCATAGCCGCCGGTGGCGATCATGACGGCCTTCGCCTTGATGCGCAGCGTCTTCGACCCGCTTTCGGCGACG is a genomic window containing:
- a CDS encoding rhomboid family intramembrane serine protease, coding for MPYKVNEPVGEPRRVIDDERLKRMMANNQPSFFERNRYRLVTLALIAINVLVFAVEVLLSGMRVDVSTRTLVDMGAMYAPLVQSPVDLYRFVTPMFLHMDLMHLGFNMVALFSVGEVLERVLGKGNYLALYFIAGITGNAVSYAADVLLGGGPTVSAGASTSVFGLFVAVALLGLLHRGNRSFFAQYSKSMLAVIGVNVAYTLLVPSISVSGHLGGALGGLIAMFMIPAKNLRVPTPVRIVVAVLWVAALVYLLVSQGVLGV
- the brnQ gene encoding branched-chain amino acid transport system II carrier protein produces the protein MSSERRAAGLRPAQLLAVGGMLFSMFFGAGNLILPPLLGLQAGDAAIPAMAGFLAAGIGLPVLGIVAVAVCGGVRELAGRVSPLFASVFIGLMYLTIGPFLAIPRTSSTAFEMLKPLLPATDAAGLGVAAAVFSVAFFGVAFALALRPGLLSRVLGRFSAPALIALIVLVVGASLLGGSGSPTQPHAPYDASPVSHGFLTGYQTMDLLAALCFGIVVAANVRELGVSDPKRVAGSVSGAGLIAGALMMAIYCGLAFVGAAMASSMSDAANGASILTASASAHFGAAGTVIVAAIFLLACLNVCTGLISCCSEYFSEAFPRIPLAAWAAAFAAFSCAVSLVGLDAILAFSAPLLGALYPPAIVLVAMGLAHKRCDRLPRMWPWAVLVTAACSVAVALRDAFAPGLWLPLDALPLADAGLGWLLPALAGAAIGAAQSMRARRNAGPARGGDAG
- a CDS encoding FAD-dependent oxidoreductase codes for the protein MHELSRRTFLGGLALGGGALALAGIAGCSPQSGQEAATSTAAGTWDEEVDLLVCGCGGSGMACAIEAKDSGIENVMIIEKRSNVGGTTTTSQGMIAGFDTAIQKKQGIELTYDEMYANLMNNASYRLDPALTKITVENCGKTIDWLAERVHVPFIDDVAVYYGPLQMMHTVDGGGAGFADAFTARLDELEVEIKKDTKLTDVLLDGEGKVEGVVAESGSKTLRIKAKAVMIATGGYAQNPELTARLDPEKAGTFGIGYLGCEGDGLIAASNAGAGLTHTNDMMCVLKDHTIMSEHDGTSASANVKGFTNLANMILVGAAGTRFCNEDDKGYMSQNLNGPVFDQMHRDGKGFVWMVSDQATIDATDGKTARGENLAYATGADVSEFARSLGVDEVGLQATLDAYNAAVDSGVDQEFGCFPTAKINPPYAALPVVPCEIITYGGIARNEAGEVVKADGTPIPGLFVGGEAGGNSAYMGFTLSNCFTWGRIGGKSAAQYIQSATA